One genomic region from Pseudanabaena sp. FACHB-2040 encodes:
- a CDS encoding extracellular solute-binding protein, translating into MKRRKVLAGAAVLPIGMALAGCGGRFNSTGNQIQLLDRSIPLRLVRDFQRQKPPDTQVSFETRETFLELFQQLRAWQAEPAQNRTALNLPLPGNRASSTQQAELLSLGDYWLRPAIEEGLIQPLPVEALAAWADLAPDWQALVRRDRNGFPSAQGEVWALPYRWGYLQMIYNRRHFEALGWQPQGWADLLRPELLGRLALPDHPRIVLGLALKLLGESANTADPQAVSDLAQQLAALQQQTRFYSSDHYLEPLVLEDISLAVGWSTDILPAAQEYRQFAALVPEEGTLLTADLWVRPTPLPDTTPAQALSAVGQAWLQYCLDPQTALELTLYSLGASPRFWGQAAAALPEALRNRPQLTLTPETQQRSEFLLPLPEAVQQVYDDLWLQMRSALV; encoded by the coding sequence ATGAAACGCCGCAAGGTTTTAGCCGGGGCCGCTGTTCTGCCGATTGGCATGGCTTTGGCTGGCTGTGGTGGCCGGTTTAATTCAACCGGCAATCAGATTCAGTTGCTGGATCGCTCAATTCCCCTACGGCTGGTCAGAGACTTTCAGCGGCAGAAGCCACCAGATACTCAGGTTTCCTTTGAGACTCGAGAAACTTTTCTAGAACTGTTTCAGCAGCTGAGGGCTTGGCAAGCAGAGCCCGCTCAAAATCGGACTGCCCTCAATTTACCCTTGCCCGGCAACCGCGCCTCATCTACCCAACAGGCTGAACTGCTGAGCCTAGGAGATTACTGGCTGCGGCCTGCTATCGAGGAGGGATTGATTCAGCCGCTTCCGGTAGAGGCTCTGGCGGCTTGGGCAGATCTGGCCCCAGACTGGCAAGCGTTAGTGCGGCGCGATCGCAACGGCTTTCCCTCTGCCCAAGGCGAAGTATGGGCTCTACCCTACCGCTGGGGATACCTACAGATGATCTACAACCGCCGACACTTTGAGGCGCTGGGCTGGCAGCCCCAGGGTTGGGCCGACTTATTGAGGCCCGAACTTCTGGGCCGTTTGGCCCTGCCCGATCATCCCCGCATTGTTTTGGGACTGGCTCTAAAGCTTTTAGGAGAGTCGGCCAACACAGCTGATCCCCAAGCCGTTTCTGACTTGGCTCAACAGCTAGCGGCTTTACAGCAGCAGACCCGGTTCTACAGTTCTGATCACTACCTGGAACCGCTGGTGCTAGAAGACATTTCCCTGGCAGTTGGATGGTCCACCGACATTTTGCCTGCCGCCCAGGAGTACCGGCAGTTTGCAGCGCTAGTACCCGAGGAAGGCACGCTGCTCACGGCCGATCTCTGGGTAAGACCTACCCCCTTGCCGGATACGACCCCTGCTCAAGCCCTCTCTGCCGTGGGCCAAGCCTGGCTCCAGTACTGTCTTGATCCACAGACAGCGCTGGAGTTAACCCTCTATAGCTTGGGAGCCTCACCGCGCTTCTGGGGTCAGGCGGCAGCGGCACTGCCCGAGGCCCTAAGAAACCGCCCCCAGCTAACCCTGACTCCAGAAACACAGCAGCGCAGCGAGTTTTTACTGCCCCTGCCCGAAGCTGTGCAACAAGTCTACGACGACCTCTGGCTGCAGATGCGCTCAGCTCTCGTTTAG